From Anopheles coluzzii chromosome 3, AcolN3, whole genome shotgun sequence, the proteins below share one genomic window:
- the LOC120960221 gene encoding maternal B9.10 protein — protein sequence MRIEVNSAADFLMNLLRVRKANQLSESQLQHFKGSLEQILTRHFQCHWYPDVPTKGSGFRCLRINGKMDPIIEKAGHAVGLNTVVLRKLLPLELTIWIDPDEVSYRIGENGTICVLYDTAQSRASPSSDLDSTGSSSGMACDEFIMERVGRLDLSVSSVDSGNGSGGGGGAMMVDYHLEQHSVSTKSHQQQHQHQHHNKYNHNNNQSNNNHHQQHHYAKQRHSNSMSSSSSGQTSPPLSPPYGAAAGGFLNHQQNLARYQQQQHPHGPHQQQQQQHGGNNFYPSQPQQYFPWDNQFVNNKVRTQC from the coding sequence ATGAGGATAGAGGTGAATTCGGCCGCCGACTTTCTGATGAACCTGCTGCGGGTTCGGAAGGCGAACCAGCTGTCGGAGAGCCAGCTGCAGCACTTCAAGGGCTCGCTGGAACAGATACTGACGCGCCATTTCCAGTGCCACTGGTACCCGGACGTGCCGACCAAGGGTTCCGGCTTCCGCTGTCTGCGGATCAACGGCAAGATGGATCCGATCATCGAGAAGGCGGGCCACGCGGTCGGGCTGAACACGGTCGTGCTGCGGAAGCTGCTCCCGCTGGAGCTGACGATCTGGATCGATCCGGACGAGGTGTCGTACCGGATCGGGGAGAACGGGACGATCTGCGTGCTGTACGATACGGCCCAGAGCCGGGCCAGCCCCTCGTCCGACCTGGACTCGACCGGCAGCAGTAGCGGGATGGCGTGCGACGAGTTCATCATGGAGCGGGTCGGCCGGCTCGACCTGTCCGTGTCGTCGGTGGACAGCGGCAACggtagcggcggcggcggcggtgccATGATGGTCGACTACCACCTGGAGCAGCACAGCGTCAGCACCAAgtcgcaccagcagcagcaccagcaccagcaccacaacAAGTacaatcacaacaacaaccaatcgaacaacaaccaccatcagcagcatcattaTGCGAAGCAgcgccacagcaacagcaTGAGCTCGTCGTCCAGCGGACAGACCAGCCCACCGCTGAGCCCACCGTACGGTGCTGCCGCCGGCGGTTTCCTCAACCACCAGCAAAATCTCGCCAgataccagcagcagcagcatccccaTGGaccgcaccagcagcagcagcagcagcacggtggCAACAACTTTTACCCATCCCAGCCCCAGCAGTACTTCCCCTGGGACAACCAGTTCGTCAACAACAAGGTGCGCACCCAATGTTAA